One window from the genome of Melospiza georgiana isolate bMelGeo1 chromosome 13, bMelGeo1.pri, whole genome shotgun sequence encodes:
- the LOC131088818 gene encoding dual oxidase maturation factor 1-like yields MTLWNGSYPFYPGANACFPFDTTRAVIVTVFLSVLATFIIILPGIPGRRRLLWFLQLVLGLFVGAVILNVQFTRDWEHGWVQANTSYKSFSPAQVSADIGLHIGLAGLNVTLRGNPVQQINETINYNEHFSWSFGEDYELSYSQGLHRGLPSPILYVAEKFSGQSPCGVHGQYRIAGHYVSLTLWLAFCTWLISILLFSMSILLYGGQMLLLTGTLILSSLLLFSTARNSLRCPIQFGPVSLRTDYGESFWLALATGLLCLLLGLAVIILNSVQPQKLKLIFSLERSSEEEQWEQSWLPAQPSCSAQGGFMVPLGELCPGTATRL; encoded by the exons atgaCTCTGTGGAATGGCTCCTACCCCTTCTACCCCGGGGCCAATGCCTGCTTCCCCTTTGACACCACCCGGGCCGTCATTGTCACCGTGTTCCTCTCCGTGCTGGCCACCTTCATCATCATCCTGCCGGGCATCCCGGGCAGGAGG AGACTCCTGTggttcctgcagctggtgctggggctCTTCGTGGGAGCAGTGATCCTCA ATGTGCAGTTCACCAGAGACTGGGAGCATGGCTGGGTGCAGGCCAACACCTCCTACAAGTCCTTCAGCCCCGCGCAGGTGAGCGCTGACATCGGGCTGCACATCGGCCTGGCCGGGCTCAACGTCACGCTCAGGG GAAACCCGGTGCAGCAGATCAACGAGACCATCAACTACAACGAGCACTTTTCCTGGAGCTTTGGGGAGGATTATGAGCTCAGCTacagccaggggctgcacagggggctgcccagccccatcctgtaCGTGGCAGAGAAGTTCAGCGGGCAGAGCCCCTGTGGGGTGCACGGGCAGTACCGCATCGCCGGGCACTACGTGTCCCTCACCCTGTG gctggCCTTCTGCACGTGGCTCATCTCCATCCTGCTCTTCTCCATGTCCATCCTGCTCTATGGTGGCCAGATGCTCCTGCTCACTGGCACGCTGatcctctcctccctgctgctcttctcCACTGCCAGGAACAGCCTGAGGTGCCCCATCCAGTTTGGCCCAGTTTCCTTGAGGACAGACTATGGGGAGTCCTTCTGGCTGGCACTGGCCACAG ggctgctgtgcctgctcctggggctggccgTCATCATCCTCAACTCAGTGCAGCCACAGAAGCTGAAGCTCatcttcagcctggagaggagcagcgaggaggagcagtgggagcagtcctggctgccagcccagcccagctgctctgcacagggcgGGTTCATGGTGCCCCTTggggagctctgccctgggacagccacCCGGCTCTga
- the DUOXA2 gene encoding dual oxidase maturation factor 2 — translation MTLFDGVYPFYPQQRKAAVFDISTIIVTVVFLTLACCFLLIIPGIRGRARLYWTLRVLLSLFVGVVIVVVQFTGDWERGWVQANTSYKAFSPAQVSADIGLHIGLAGLNVTLRGNPVQQINETINYNEHFSWSFGEDYELSYSQGLHRGLPSPILYVAEKFSGQSPCGVHGQYRIAGHYASAMLWIAFCTWIISNILLSMPALVYGGYMLLATGAFMIFSLLSFSTVRNSPMCPIQIGSSTLHVAYGGSFWLMLAVGLLCLVAGTTVVAMHHLNLVLLKTFFDLREDKAEELPEVFMNPHFVSKSQFPETTEINSV, via the exons ATGACTCTGTTCGATGGCGTCTACCCCTTCTACCCGCAGCAGAGGAAGGCTGCCGTGTTTGACATCAGCACCATCATAGTCACCGTGGTGTTCCTCACGCTGGCTTGCTGCTTCCTGCTCATCATCCCGGGCATCCGCGGCCGGGCG aggCTGTACTGGACTCTCCGTGTTCTCCTCAGCCTCTTCGTGGGAGTGGTGATTGTCG TTGTGCAGTTCACAGGGGACTGGGAGCGTGGCTGGGTGCAGGCCAACACCTCCTACAAGGCCTTCAGCCCCGCGCAGGTGAGCGCTGACATCGGGCTGCACATCGGCCTGGCCGGGCTCAACGTCACGCTCAGGG GAAACCCGGTGCAGCAGATCAACGAGACCATCAACTACAACGAGCACTTTTCCTGGAGCTTTGGGGAGGATTATGAGCTCAGCTacagccaggggctgcacagggggctgcccagccccatcctgtaCGTGGCAGAGAAGTTCAGCGGGCAGAGCCCCTGTGGGGTGCACGGGCAGTACCGCATCGCCGGGCACTACGCCTCAGCCATGCTCTG GATCGCCTTTTGCACGTGGATCATCTCCAACATCCTGCTCTCCATGCCTGCCCTGGTTTATGGAGGATACATGCTCCTGGCCACTGGGGCCTTCATGAtcttctccctgctctccttctcCACCGTGAGGAACTCCCCGATGTGCCCCATCCAGATTGGGAGCAGCACCCTGCACGTGGCCTATGGGGGATCCTTCTGGCTCATGCTAGCAGTTG GCCTGCTCTGTTTGGTGGCTGGGACCACCGTCGTGGCAATGCACCACCTCAACCTGGTCCTGCTGAAAACTTTCTTTGATCTCCGTGAGGAcaaagcagaggagctgcctgaggtGTTCATGAACCCTCACTTTGTCAGCAAGAGCCAGTTTCCTGAGACCACTGAAATCAACAGTGTCTAG